One genomic window of Hymenobacter sp. BRD128 includes the following:
- a CDS encoding DUF3127 domain-containing protein has translation MSQHQNKNQFEITGRLHEVLAEQQVSDKFRKREFVLDLGGQYPEHIKFQLVQDKTSLLDSFAVGTEIKVEFNLRGRMFSKEGTTTYFTNLEAWRIKPADPQPQAVAAARQPNAQL, from the coding sequence ATGAGCCAGCACCAGAATAAAAACCAGTTCGAGATTACCGGCCGCTTACACGAAGTCCTGGCCGAGCAGCAGGTAAGCGATAAATTTCGCAAACGCGAATTTGTGCTTGACCTCGGGGGCCAGTACCCCGAGCACATTAAGTTTCAGCTGGTGCAGGATAAAACCTCCCTGCTGGACTCCTTTGCCGTCGGCACAGAAATTAAGGTCGAATTCAACCTGCGCGGCCGCATGTTTAGCAAAGAGGGTACGACTACCTACTTCACGAATCTGGAAGCTTGGCGCATCAAACCAGCTGACCCGCAGCCGCAGGCGGTCGCGGCTGCGCGGCAGCCGAATGCCCAGCTCTAG
- a CDS encoding toprim domain-containing protein, with product MSHTPTNQFNRVFQDPDLTVDYEKALRFIQLAFKRFPHGQLKSWAQEHEFNYPTLISLRNNTLRRPAPLQAQKVLEKLNFPTEVIRVSRGGNRRMNSYSRGVRKPIPRSTINSRSMRTPPPQTAPQPRRENDNFELDHFKRDIDLVRYATERHGYTVTAEGKNGQWHNLEKGGEKLLVSSGKGQEYPLYKNLHDERDAGTIIEFAQARGEGRNGPGLNLGEVRKELRTYLGEVGPEVAARPVPLQFPERQQAPALPLSGSEEERREALIRQVLGADRGLTDRSYLHSRHITNETIDNPAFQQRIFTSQENKHHNTAFPYYNETGIAQVSSKNQEPGAPKWDRFIEGMPKEGVWVSKPTEGPNTKVDRIVVSESPIDSLSYHQLNHRAGSPNTLYVATGGTPTEKQAELIQRIIDRQQPREVALANDRDPSGVRYNINYLNDLSPARKMSQVGALEVPEGSSRPVEWHATTEGKYHNKIKVEFSTEKAHEGRTALAELGQRVEAINAGQNRTGEEASLRLEVLRTSSQQSVARVVAPLSDAAHLLELAQYLHQQREARLPAAERQAGEFIKFEAPITKDYNQDLALTVAGKSAAEIQAFAEAQQRQYLEEKLLKQQQENEARRQQEEQRQQEAQAAAREREANSPEAQRRREQEEKAIGAFIGGAVAGEMRASLTADVPPGPVVEAPALREVLLANVYVQEPAPRPEGPTFPEAAYAQQLRATLEAGGAQVLVNGNTPISSAGTQETDLLVSFKRDQPEAASLSRTLDILKQEPGVSVSEAQQPASRAAYYGEQAEAQPLVLPAREEPLTLQRAIVSFEGDDNLATARAARLSLAEAGAGVSEVRTEPGFADFVAAKHSFEVSYRTDQPELPVIASQLRDIRTDEQATVIEFPVVRATREYEASVMLETQGRLAEAGRYVELSKPGTSVESQTELRDVSQELRELGMRVGPVETGSGMAKVEAGYRIDQPELPRIHEALQAVGPERQVLLYQEPGIITERNEALAQLLEKPAQRWSPEQTDLIKETLGQQVQRLPYGEREAPEIAPKEWNTLTVVIERGEPAERLRQALEEAGAKTQLGLTGETRAIHYMDGTSSPRAEYQVLHLAYPPAAEGGGRLTCKRYWKARTRVAKPCCSTATGPCGPSR from the coding sequence ATGTCCCACACCCCTACCAACCAATTCAACCGGGTTTTCCAAGACCCGGACTTGACGGTTGACTATGAAAAAGCCCTGCGCTTTATTCAGTTAGCCTTCAAGCGATTTCCCCACGGCCAGCTCAAGAGCTGGGCCCAGGAGCACGAGTTCAATTACCCGACGCTCATTTCTCTGCGCAACAACACGTTGCGGCGCCCCGCCCCGCTGCAAGCGCAGAAAGTGCTGGAAAAGCTCAACTTTCCAACCGAGGTAATCCGTGTTTCCCGGGGGGGAAATCGACGCATGAATTCATATTCCAGGGGGGTGCGGAAGCCTATACCGCGTTCCACCATCAACTCACGGAGTATGAGAACACCTCCCCCACAGACAGCCCCGCAGCCGCGGCGCGAGAATGACAATTTCGAGCTGGACCATTTCAAGCGCGACATTGATTTAGTCCGTTACGCCACCGAGCGCCACGGCTACACCGTCACGGCCGAAGGCAAAAACGGCCAGTGGCATAATTTGGAGAAGGGCGGCGAAAAGCTCCTGGTCAGCTCCGGCAAGGGCCAGGAGTACCCGCTCTACAAAAACCTGCACGACGAGCGCGATGCGGGAACCATTATCGAATTCGCCCAGGCGCGGGGAGAAGGCCGGAATGGGCCGGGCCTCAACCTGGGCGAAGTCCGTAAGGAACTCCGGACTTATTTGGGCGAAGTCGGCCCCGAGGTGGCCGCCCGCCCGGTTCCCCTCCAGTTTCCGGAGCGTCAGCAGGCCCCGGCGCTGCCGTTGTCCGGCTCGGAGGAAGAGCGCCGCGAGGCCTTGATTCGCCAGGTGCTCGGCGCCGACCGCGGCCTGACCGACCGCAGCTACCTGCACAGCCGCCACATTACCAACGAAACGATTGATAACCCGGCTTTTCAGCAGCGGATTTTCACCTCGCAGGAGAATAAGCACCACAACACGGCCTTCCCGTACTACAACGAGACGGGCATTGCCCAGGTCAGCTCGAAAAATCAGGAACCCGGGGCGCCGAAGTGGGACCGCTTCATTGAGGGCATGCCGAAAGAGGGCGTCTGGGTGTCCAAGCCCACGGAAGGCCCGAACACGAAGGTGGACCGCATCGTGGTGTCGGAGAGTCCCATCGACTCGCTAAGCTACCACCAGCTCAACCACCGCGCCGGCAGCCCGAATACCCTGTACGTGGCCACCGGGGGCACGCCCACCGAAAAGCAGGCGGAGCTGATTCAGCGCATCATCGACCGCCAGCAGCCCCGCGAAGTGGCCCTGGCCAACGACCGCGACCCCAGCGGCGTGCGCTACAACATCAATTACCTCAACGACCTGAGCCCCGCCCGCAAAATGAGCCAGGTCGGCGCCCTGGAAGTACCCGAGGGGAGCAGCCGCCCCGTGGAGTGGCACGCCACGACGGAGGGCAAGTATCACAACAAGATTAAGGTTGAGTTCAGCACCGAGAAGGCCCACGAGGGACGCACGGCCCTGGCCGAGCTGGGCCAGCGGGTCGAGGCCATTAACGCCGGCCAGAACCGCACCGGCGAGGAAGCCAGCTTACGGCTCGAAGTGCTGCGAACCAGCTCGCAGCAGTCGGTAGCCCGCGTAGTGGCCCCGCTCAGCGACGCGGCGCACCTGCTGGAGCTGGCCCAGTACCTGCACCAGCAGCGCGAGGCCAGGCTCCCGGCAGCCGAGCGCCAGGCCGGCGAGTTTATTAAGTTTGAGGCGCCGATTACCAAGGACTACAACCAGGACCTGGCCCTGACGGTCGCCGGCAAAAGCGCCGCCGAGATTCAGGCGTTCGCCGAGGCCCAGCAGCGCCAGTACCTGGAAGAAAAGCTGCTCAAGCAGCAGCAGGAAAACGAGGCCCGGCGCCAGCAGGAAGAGCAGCGCCAGCAGGAGGCCCAGGCCGCCGCGCGCGAGCGCGAAGCCAACAGCCCGGAAGCCCAACGCCGGCGCGAGCAGGAGGAGAAAGCTATTGGCGCCTTTATTGGCGGCGCCGTGGCGGGGGAAATGCGCGCTTCGCTGACTGCTGACGTGCCCCCGGGCCCGGTAGTGGAGGCCCCGGCCCTGCGCGAGGTGCTGCTGGCCAACGTGTACGTGCAGGAGCCCGCACCCCGACCCGAAGGCCCCACCTTCCCCGAGGCGGCCTACGCGCAGCAGCTGCGGGCTACGCTCGAGGCGGGCGGCGCCCAGGTGCTCGTGAACGGCAACACCCCCATCAGCAGCGCCGGCACCCAGGAAACGGATTTGCTGGTGAGCTTTAAGCGTGACCAGCCCGAAGCGGCCAGCCTGAGCCGAACCCTGGACATTCTCAAGCAGGAGCCGGGCGTAAGCGTCAGCGAAGCCCAGCAGCCGGCCAGCCGCGCCGCTTACTACGGCGAACAGGCCGAGGCGCAGCCCCTGGTTCTCCCCGCGCGCGAGGAGCCCCTGACGTTGCAGCGGGCTATCGTCTCCTTCGAGGGCGATGATAACCTGGCTACGGCCCGGGCGGCGCGCCTCTCGCTGGCCGAGGCCGGGGCGGGCGTCAGCGAGGTGCGCACCGAGCCCGGCTTCGCGGATTTCGTCGCGGCCAAGCACAGCTTCGAGGTAAGCTATCGCACCGACCAGCCCGAGCTACCGGTGATTGCCAGCCAGCTGCGCGACATTCGCACCGATGAGCAGGCGACGGTGATTGAATTCCCCGTCGTGCGCGCCACCCGCGAGTACGAGGCGAGCGTGATGCTCGAAACTCAGGGACGCCTGGCCGAGGCCGGCCGCTACGTCGAGCTAAGTAAACCCGGCACCAGCGTCGAAAGTCAAACCGAGCTGCGCGACGTCAGCCAGGAGCTGCGCGAGCTGGGCATGCGCGTCGGCCCCGTCGAAACGGGCAGCGGCATGGCCAAGGTGGAAGCCGGCTACCGCATTGACCAGCCCGAGCTGCCCCGCATTCACGAGGCGCTGCAAGCCGTCGGCCCGGAGCGCCAGGTGCTGCTCTACCAGGAACCCGGCATCATCACCGAGCGCAACGAGGCGCTGGCGCAGCTGCTCGAAAAGCCGGCGCAGCGCTGGTCGCCGGAGCAAACCGACCTGATTAAGGAAACGCTGGGCCAGCAGGTGCAGCGCCTGCCCTACGGCGAGCGGGAGGCCCCCGAAATTGCCCCCAAGGAGTGGAACACGCTGACGGTGGTAATCGAGCGGGGCGAGCCCGCCGAGCGCCTGCGGCAGGCTCTGGAGGAAGCCGGGGCTAAAACCCAGCTGGGCCTGACGGGCGAAACCCGCGCCATTCATTACATGGACGGCACCAGTTCGCCGCGCGCCGAGTACCAGGTGCTGCACCTGGCCTACCCCCCCGCCGCGGAGGGGGGCGGCCGGCTGACGTGCAAAAGGTATTGGAAAGCACGAACGAGGGTGGCCAAACCCTGCTGCTCGACCGCCACGGGGCCCTGCGGCCCGAGTCGCTGA